The following nucleotide sequence is from Anolis sagrei isolate rAnoSag1 chromosome 11, rAnoSag1.mat, whole genome shotgun sequence.
atgtgtgtgtgtgaatattagatagaaatatatatatatttaatatttgaatatgagatacaaatattatatttatatttaatatttgaatattagatacaaatattatatttatatatatataatacaggaGGGTGTATATTCCTAATATGCTGTTATTAAATATTATCTTATTCTCCTCCCTTTCCCCGGCTTTCCTCACCCGAAGGCCCCCCTCCCGACCACCCGAATCCGCTCGTATTTCTCCATCGCGGGCTTCTCCGGATCCGACTAGGCCGCGGTTGCCATGGAGACGTTTCCGGGAAAGGCGACGGCGGCCGAAGAAGGTCAAGAAAGCATGGTTTGGGGCCTTGAGTGTATTGCCTAGCCTTCGCCCCGCCCCTCGCTGACGCGCTCTAGCCCCGCCCCTCAGTGACTGCACTGTCCTGTGTGGCAAAGCCTGGCCTTAGCCCCGCCCCTCAGTGTCGTGATTGGACTCTACTAGATTGGGGCGTTACCCGGCCTTAGCTCCGCCCCTCAATGACGCAACTTGATTCCACTGTGCCTTAGCCCCACCCCTCGGTGACGCGGCTTGGTTCAACTGTGTTCTGCCTGGCTTTAACCACGCCCATAAGCGTCGTGATTGGACTCTACTATATCGTGGATTGGCCTTAGTCCCGCCCCTCATTAACGAGGCTTGGTTCAACTGTATATACTTGTCGTTAGCCACGTCTCTCAGTGACGCGCATTAGCCCCGCCCCTCAATGACGCGGCTTACTTCAACTGTGTTTCTCCTTAGCCCCGCCCTCGGTGACGTACCTAATTATGCTTCTCCTTAGCCCCGCCCCTCAGTGACTCGGCTTGGTTCAACTGTATAATAGCTATGAATGTCCTTAGCCCCGCCCCTCGGTGACGTGGTTTAGCCCCGCCCCTCAGTGACTCGGCTTGGTTCAACTGTATAATAGCTATGAATGTCCTTAGCCCCGCCCCTCAGTGAATAGCCTTGATTCTATTGTATTGTGGCATTGCCTGGTCTTAGCCCCGCCCCTCGGTGACGTGTTAGCCCCGCCCCTCAGTGAATAGCCTTGATTCTATTGTATTGTGGCATTGCCTGGTCTTAGCCCCGCCCCTCGGTGACGTAACTCCTGTATGGCAACGCCTGGACTTAGCCCCGCCCATCAGTGCTGCGACTTGGTTCAACTGTATATGCTTGTCCTTAGCCCCGCCCATCGGAGACGCGGCTTCGTTCAACTGTCTTGTCCTTGGCCCCGCCCCTCGATGACGTACATTAGCCCCGCCCCTCGGTGAATAGCCttgattttgttgtattgtggCATTGCCTGGCTTTAGCCCCGCCCATCAGTTGAATTTGTTCAACTGTATATGCTTGTCCTTATCCCCGCCTCTCAGTGACGCAGTGGCCTTAGCCCCGCCCCTCGTAGACGCGGCTTGGTCCAACTGTTTTCTGCTTGTGCTTAGCCCCGCCCCTCGGTGACGCAACGGCCTTAGCCCCGCCCCTCGGAGACGCGGCTTGGTCCGCTTTCTGCTTGTGTTTAGCACCGCATCTCAGTGACGCGCCGGTCTTAGCCCCGCCCCTCGCTGAGGCGCCTTAGCCCCGCCCCTCAATGACGCGACTTGGTCCAACTGTATCATGGCGAGGCCTGTCCTTAGCTCCGCCCCTCAGTGACGCAATTTGATCCAACTGTCTTCTGCTTGTGCTTAGCCCCGCCCCTGTGTGGCGAGGCCTCTCCTTAGCCCCGCCCCTCGCCGAGCCGCCTTAGCCCCGCCCCTCAGTGACGCAGCTTGTTCCAACTGTCTTCTAAGGCTTGTGCTTAGCTTAACCCCGCCCCTGTGTGGCGAGGCCTACAATTAGCCCCGCCCCCTGTATTGCTTGGCATTGTGTCCTTAGCCCCGCCCCTCGCTTCCCCTCCTGTATGATGGCACTGCCTCCTTGGGGGCGTGTCCTGCGGCGTGGCCCCTCCCCCTGCCGGGGTGCACGTGGGTcgcggagggagggagaggccgGGCGTCGGGAGGGAGGGATGCCTGTGTGGCGGTGGTGGGCCCCCCCGTGGGCGCGGGTGCTGGGCTCGGCGCTGGCCTTCGGGGGCCTCCGCTGGGCGCTGCGCCGCCTCCCGCTCCCGGCCCACGTCCGCCTGGACGCCACCCGCACCTGGCGCTGGAGGAACCTCCTCGTCTCCTTCGCACACTCCGTCGTCGCCGGGCTCTGGGCCGTCGTCGGGTAAGAGCCAGCCAGGCAGGGAAACACAGGACCCCTACACGCATGCGCACAGgcaccttcccttctctccctccttctggcCCCCCATCCAtccccccatccatccatccgagAGGGCCTCTGAGCATACGCAGAGGGCACCTAGCCTCCAATCACAGGCATCCTCATCATACATTATACTATAATTTTACAATAAACCATAATATAGATTATatacattacaatataatatagaatatatatacatatatataatacattatatattataataatatattataataataatatataatatataataataaataataaataacataatataataatattattataataatatattattataatattattattataatattataatattattattatatattataatatagtatatattattattataaataatataacaatataatattatgggctggtccatgaggtcacgaagagtcgtagacgactgaacaaatgaacaacaacaacaaataaaatattatattctgATTACTCTTATTTAAGGCGAGACACACTCTGGCTAATATAATTTTACAATcaactataatattatattattactattatttaaggGTAGACAccctctgcgcatgctcagaggcactcttgcTTGCATGGATGGGAGGGAAGGACCTCTCAGGCTAATATAattttgtaataaaatataatattatattatgattactattatttaaGGCTAGATGCCCTCTGCATATGCTCAAAGGCACTCTTGCTTGCACGGATGGGAGGGAAGGACCTGTCAAGCTAATATAATTTTACAATCAactataatattgatattacgATTGTTTCAGGCTAATTGCcctctgcatatgctcagaggcactcttgcTTGcacagatgggagggaaggacCTCTCAGGCTAATATAATTGTATAACAAACTGCAAtattatcatataatatattatactataattgTATAATAAACTATAATTAGTATTATTTAAGGCTAAGCGCCCTCTGTGTATACTCCCAAGACACTCTTGCTTGCACGGATGGGAGAGAAGGACCTCTCAGgctaatataattgtataataaactataatattatattgatattaCTCTTATTTCAGGCTAGATGCCCTCTGCATATGCTTAGAGGCACTCTTGCTTGcatgggaaggagggggggaccAGTCagcctaatataatataatataatataatataatataatataatataatataacaatatattatgaCTATTTTTTCAGGCTAGGTGCcctctgcatatgctcagaggcacttttGCTTgcatgggaaggagggagggaccaGTCAGGctaatataatgttatagtatactataatattataatatattatcacTATTTTTTCAGGCTAGATGCCCTCTgcgtatgctcagaggcactcttgcttgcatggatggatgggagaGAAGGACCAGTCAGcctaatataattttataatatactataatattacaatatattactatTTTTTCAGGATAGACGCCCTCTgcgtatgctcagaggcactcttgcTTGCATAGATGGGAGAGAAGGACCAGTCAGCCTAATATAATTGTATAagaaactatattattatattatactataattgtataataataataataataataataatatatactataattgtataataataaactataatataataatgactCTTATTTAAGGCTAGGCACCCTCTgagtatgctcagaggcactcttacTGGcatggatgggagggagggaccTCTCAGGctactaatattataataaactataatattatattattattcctattattattattattatttggtgggTTCTGTTCTAGAGTAAGGCAGGGCcctgatatatatgtatgtatgtatgtatagcctccttcctctctccccgaAGAACGCAggcgcctctcctcctcctccctctcctccgtGTGTTTATCTTTCCCCATCACCTGTTCCTATTTCTGTCTCTCAAGTGTTTTCTCCGCAAAGGACAGAAACCGgtctggcttcttcttcttcctcctcttcttctcaagAGAGAGGCACCAGACCCAGTTTCGGTGCAAACACCCTCGTTTTTGGGAGCGGGAGTGGTTTCGCTGCCCTAGCTTGGCTCACTCACTCGAGCTGCCGCCTCCTCTTCCGACTCCCATCGTCCCCAGGCTGCATCAAGGGCAGGGGAATAATGGGATGTGTTGCAATCCAAGGAGAAGTTAGGCAGCATGAtatttttaacacacacacaaacatatctttctttctctctctctctctatatatatacacgcacacacacatatacatatccattCAAACACATCCCCACTAtaaagagcaggcatgggcaaacttgggccttccaggtgttttggacttcaattcccacaattttgcccatgcctgatatagacacacatacacacctatcTCACAAACACCCGCCTCTATACAAGCCCATATatccatacatgcacacacacacacatatatacacacatacatacatgcacacacacacacatatacacatcagcttataattatatatatacatacacacatatatatatacacacatacatatatacatgcacacacacatacacacatatatatacacatacatatatacatgcacacacacatatatacacatacatatatacatgcacacacacatatatatacacatacatatatacatgcaaacacacatatacatacatacaaatacacacatatatacatgcacgtacatatatacacatacatatgtacatgcacacacacatgcatatacacacatatatacatgcacatacatatatacacacatatacatatatatacacatacatatatatatacacatacatatatacacacatatacatatatatacatacacatatatatatacacacaccctaTTATATGCACACTTCCAAAAATATGTGATTTATTTCTTTGCAACAAGGAATAGCAAATATCAGAACTGAGTGTTGACAaagatttttctcttttcctctccttccttcctcgattcttcctccttccttccttccttccaggatCTGGCGGATACCAGAAGGAATCTTTGCAGACCTGGTCCACACCTCCACTCCTTCGGGGCGCTTGCTGATGTGCGTCTCGGCCGGTAAGGAACTCAGGGTGGGATTGGGACCCTTGGTGGGATGActccatctcccatcatccctgacCAGCCTCAGACCTGGCgtgtttctccctccctctcaggTTATTTCATCCACGACTCCTTGGATATCATCGTCTGCCACCAGTCGCGCGCCTCCTGGGAGTACCTGGTCCACCATGCCATGGTAAGTCCCAGCAGAGACCCCAAGGGGCAAAGGATTCACCCAAGCCAGCCACCAGTGGATTCCAGATAGGAAATCCTtcgcttccacactgggcttctctctcatgcagataaatagcTTCGCTCTCACAAACACCAAAGTTACATAGGAGCCCCACACAGTAGCTTTATACACAGCAGCCTTCATGCTGAAGCTTCACACACAAttccttcaacctggggcttctctcaccaaagcttctcacacgaggccttctcatactgaggcctactaacacagagatcttctcaaactgaggcctctctcactctgagggctacctcagactgacgcttctctcccactgaggcctactaacacagggGCCTTCTCTTACTGAGACCTCTCTCATTCTGAGGGCCACCTCACACTgatgcctctctcccactgaggcctactaacagagacctcatactgaggcctctctcactctgaGGGCTACCTAAGACTGACacttctctcccactgaggcctactaacacagaggccttctcatactgagacctCTCTCATTCTGAGGGCCACCTCACACTgatgcctctctcccactgaggcctactaacagagacctcatactgaggcctctctcactccAAGGGCTACCtaagactgatgcctctctcccactgaggcctactaacacagaggccttctcatactgaggcctctctcactctgagggctacctcagactgacgcctctctcactctgagggctatttcagactgatgcctctttcACTCTGAGGACTACCTCAGACTAACCTCTCTcccattgaggcctactaacacagagatctcatactgaggcctctctcactctgagggctacttcagactgacacctctctcactctgagggctacctcagactgTCGCTTCTCTCACCctgagggctacctcagactgacacctctctcacccTGAGGGATACCTCAGACTAATGcttttttcccactgaggccttctaacACGGAGacttctcatactgaagcctcCCTCGCTctgagggctacctcagactaacgcttttctcccactgaagctTTCTAACATGGAGACTTCTCAAACGGATGCCTCTCTCACTTTGAGGGCTACCTCAGactaaggcctttctcccactgaggcctactaacacagagaactcatactgaggcctctctcttTGAGGGCTACTTCAGactaaggcctttctcccactgaggcctactaacacagagagcttctcatactgaggcctttctcattCTGAGGGCTACCTCAGGCTGacgcctctctcccactgaggcctactaacagacttctcatactgaggcctctctcactttgagggctacctcagactgatgcctttctcccactgaggcctactaacacagagAGCTTCTCATACTCTGAAGGTTACCTCAGATTGACACCTCTCCCACTGAAGCCTACTAACAGACTTCTCATACTGAAGCCCCTCTCACTCTGAAGGttacctcagactgacacctctgccactgaggcctactaacagaattctcatactgaagcctctctcactctgagggctacctcagattgacgcctctctcccactgaggcctttctcccactgaggtctactaacacagagagcttctcataccgaggcctcTCTTACTCTGAGGGTTACCTCAGACAGATGCCTCTCTCACCCTGAGGGCTACCTCAAACTAACACTTTTCTcccattgaggcctactaacacagagacctcatactgaggcctctcccattctgagggctacctcagactgacacctctctcccactgaggcctactaacacagagACTTCTCATACAGAAGCCTCTCTCACTCTGAGGGCTACCTCAGGCTgatgcctctctcccactgaggcctttctcccactgaggcctttctcccactgaggtctactaacacagagagcttctcataccgaggcctcTCTTACTCTGAGGGTTACCTCAGACAGATGCCTCTCTCACCctgagggctacctcagactaaggcctttctcccactgaggcctactaacacagagaactcatactgaggcctttctcactttgagggctacctcagactaaggcctttctcccacagaggcctactaacacagagaccttctcatactgaggcctctctcacagaCTGAAGGCACAGGCATGTTTGGGTCCTGGGAAGTTACGCCTGAGTTGGCAATGAATTGGCAAGAGGGTGGTTGTTCAATGTCCGAGACGGGGGTGCCGCGTAACccacctctctccctttcccggCAGGCCGTGTCGGGCTTGTTCTCGGCCATCTACCTGGACCGCTTTGTGGCGGCGGCCTTGGTCTCGCTCTTTGTGGAGGTGAGCAACATCTTCCTGACGCTGCGGATGATGATGCGCCTGGGACGCCTGCCCTTCCGCGCCCTCTACGAGGTCAACAAGTACGTCAACCTGGGCGTGTACTTCCTCTTCCGCCTCTTCCCGCAGGCCTACCTGACCTGGTACTTTGCCCGCTTTGTGGAGCTGCGCGGCCAGGGCCTCTTCCTCATGGTCAACCTGGTGCTCCTGGACGGCATGATCCTGGTCTACTTCTCCCGCCTCCTGCGCACGGACTTCTGCCCCAGCGCCCGCAAGGACGGGCCCGAGAGCGAGCGGAAGTTCCTCAACG
It contains:
- the TLCD1 gene encoding TLC domain-containing protein 1 encodes the protein MPVWRWWAPPWARVLGSALAFGGLRWALRRLPLPAHVRLDATRTWRWRNLLVSFAHSVVAGLWAVVGIWRIPEGIFADLVHTSTPSGRLLMCVSAGYFIHDSLDIIVCHQSRASWEYLVHHAMAVSGLFSAIYLDRFVAAALVSLFVEVSNIFLTLRMMMRLGRLPFRALYEVNKYVNLGVYFLFRLFPQAYLTWYFARFVELRGQGLFLMVNLVLLDGMILVYFSRLLRTDFCPSARKDGPESERKFLND